The following DNA comes from Gambusia affinis linkage group LG21, SWU_Gaff_1.0, whole genome shotgun sequence.
TAAGCTCATTTCCTGAGACCATTTAATCTCTGTTTCTACTTATCACCTGGACACAGAGTTTGACTAAAACCTTAAGGTCAGTCAGGTAGTTCCTGCAGACTGTGCACATGCTCTGCAAAACTTATGAAACGTTGAGAAGAACAAGTTACCCAACATCCATTTCCTGTTAAAGGGGCATCCATGTAgccagttttatttcatgtgtCACTTCGTGTTTTACAGACTGTGTTCCCACATGCAGAAGAGGCGGAGCTCCGACATCCACGCAAGAAAGTCGATTGAACTGAACTTATGAATTCACTTTACGTGTAATAATTTACCCctgattaaaagcaaaatgaaaaccgactgttttcagttttgtcaaaTCTACATCTCaatctttttgtacttttgtacATCATTTGTTGTTTAGTCGTGGTTTCATCAACCTTCAAGGTCTGTGACTTTATGCAAGCTTCTTGGCGTGTCAGTGAGGAACCAGAGATAATAAGGCCCAGGTTGGAATCCCCTAAGGGGATCAGAGGGTTTGGTTTCAATTTGTGGTCCAAACTTTTCTTACCCATTTTACTCCCTCCACcctgtgtgtttgcgtgtgagAGTTACATAACCAGCTGATTCAGCAAATTTCAGCAATTGAAGCCTTCACAGCTAGTCTGCATTTAATGGATAATTGCAGCAAAATAAAGAACAGTtgttgttttagctgtttttgtctttaaatgaacATTCATTCCATTCAGAATATGACTTGGAGAgtaatttgaaaaagtaactctTGAAGTAAGATTATTGATTGCAAATATGTCTAACCCACTTTATGCAATGCTTTAAACGTACTTTTTAGAAgtataaaagcaaaacaatgatGCTCCCATTGTGGAACCTACTGGATACTGCTTCACTTTGTTCAGTTTGATATTAATAATTGGCACCTAGGGCTGACCTCAAAGCAGAACATTTGCAGCTCtgatctgttgttttcttgGCTTTTGTGCTCTTACCAAACAGAAGTCGCGATAGGTCAGTTATCCTTCAgtatctctaaaaaaaaaagaaaagcactccTTGCCTCCCCCCCAATTTCTCCGTTCACGTGTCAGTTGTGTAACAGCTGCAATTTGCATACTTTGGGAGAGATCCAGatagtgttcttttttttttctttcaatgctCAAGCCAGGGAACAGGGGGGAGAGAGCTGGTAGGAGGGGAGGAAACACAAGGGGAGGTAGGATGCTGCAGTAGGATATAAGAAGACTCACAAGGCTGACTTTCAGTATCTCCTGACCCCTTGCCTGCGAGAAACGCTCTGAGCTGGAGGAACCATGACGACCACAGTGCTGAGAATGCTGACCGCCCTCACCTGCGTGCTGGCTGCATGCGCCAACACAGTGCCTGTACCAGACTTCAGCCTGGAgaaggtgagaaaaaaagacttataACCtagtaaaaaaatttaaatgtgtaaatgctACAACTGTGGAGGGagagattaaagaaaatgtttcttctcaggcacaaatataaaaatgatgcCATGTATGCACATTTGAAAACACTTACTGTAAGctggctagaaaaaaaaaaatctcctcttTCTGTGCTTTCTTTAGGTTGCAGGAAAGTGGTACGTGGTTGGTTTTGCAACCAATGCTCAGTGGTTTGTGAATCGTAAAGACACAATGAAGATGGGTACTTCCATGATGGTGCCCACTGACACAGGAGACCTGGATTTCTCTTATGCCACACTGAAGTAAGTGAATAATGCATAGTTTTCGACAGAATGACACCACCTAGTTTGCTCTGGAAGATAACCTCATGGTTCTCTGAGTAGTGCTGATGGGACCTGCTGGAGGATGTCTCACCTGGCGTTGAAAACAGACACTCCTGGACGCTTCACCTTCCACAGCCAGGGTGAGTGGTGACCACACAAACAAACGAAGGGCATCTTCACAGCAATCTAATGCTCTCACCTCTTCTGCTCTTCCCAGCCTGGAACAACGACAATGACCTGCGCTATGTTGACGTTGTGTACGACAGCTATGCTGTGATCCACACCATCAAGACAAGAGAGGGAGCTACACAGGTTCTCAACCAGCTCTACAGTAGGTTTTTACCACCAACAAGGACTAGGCCTgctgaaatttttaaataaggaTTGTATtgagatgaaataaaattgttgtACTTGTAGGCCGCAGTCCTGAGATCAGCGCTGACCTGCAGCAGAAGTTCACTCAGTACTCACTGGAAACTGGCGTCCTTGCTGAAAACATTGTTACTTTCCCACCAAACAGTATGTCATCACCTCATAACTCATCATGCATCACCAAATGTACACTAAAACTGATTCGGTGAGTACGTTTGTGCTTTTTCTGTTCACTGATGTGTTCATATGTATTATTACAGGTGAGTGCCCTGAGGCCACAGTAGCCCCCAACACAACCCCCAAACCAACCCTCAAACCAGTTTAAACATCGATCTTCATCTCCTCCTTTCTGAAGTCCAGGGTTTTCATCTCAAAGGCATCTTCTCCCCCCTCTAACTGTGTCATCTGCTGGGTCACAAAGCTACAACTCAGACTATAAATGTAGAGGTCTTAATTCTATTTCTCGCTGCATGCCAAAGAGGAGCTGATCCTAGCTCACTTGGTATTCTTTTTCTATTGTGCATTAACATCAGAGTGGAACAATAAAGTATTCGCAGTGGCTTACACATGTCAAAATCTAGACCAATGAAaagattgttttgtattttctttcctttttttttaaatagacagtttaaagccaataaaaatcattaaaacaactttttcagaATGTAgagtatttttttgtgtctaaatACACATTCAAATCTGAAAGCAAATTCAGCCTGTATTGTTTCATGCTGTTCTTTTCtgttagattaaaaaatataagtaaTTTGCAAACATCACTCTGTAGAAATAGTTAGATTTACTAAAATGCTAATATACAACCTAATTTTTATAtaacaacaaatgaaacaaagctGAGTATAATGCTGAGATAATCATTCAGTTATGTCCTGTTatacaaacagcaaaaagaggAGTTACAGCAGGTTGGTTCATACTTTTTCAAATTACTCTCCAAGTCATATTCTGAAATACAGAGCATCGGACTCTGTATTTACCAGACTTGTTGGTGACATCAggatcataataataaaaaaatatatatatatatatatatataaaataataaaaaaaataaaaaatatacatttgaaatGGGGAAGTTGTATCTTTTAAATAGGTAGAAGAGCAGCAAACTAAAAACCAAATACAAACATAATCTGTTGATTTCCTTGGTTGAGCTCTTCTGAAAGACAAAGGTCATTTCTTTACGTGACCAATtgtattgttttagaaatttagaaaatattctatGGCAGTGTTTCAAGAAAAATCTCTGTTTATTGTTCCTGaacactataaaaaaaactg
Coding sequences within:
- the LOC122823927 gene encoding lipocalin-like; the protein is MTTTVLRMLTALTCVLAACANTVPVPDFSLEKVAGKWYVVGFATNAQWFVNRKDTMKMGTSMMVPTDTGDLDFSYATLNADGTCWRMSHLALKTDTPGRFTFHSQAWNNDNDLRYVDVVYDSYAVIHTIKTREGATQVLNQLYSRSPEISADLQQKFTQYSLETGVLAENIVTFPPNSECPEATVAPNTTPKPTLKPV